GTGATCGCCTCGGACGAGTGCTACTCCGAAATCTATTTCGACGAAGCCAATCCGCCGCTCGGCGGCCTCGAAGCCGCGCACCGGCTCGGTCGTGGCTTCGAGCGGCTCGTCATGCTTTCGAGCCTGTCCAAGCGCTCGAACGTGCCGGGCATGCGCTCGGGCTTCGTCGCGGGCGACGCGGCGATTCTGAAGGACTTCCTGCTATACCGGACATACCACGGCGCGGCCTTGTCGACGGTGTTCCAGAGTGCCAGCATCGTGGCCTGGAATGACGAGACGCACGTGCGCGAGAACCGCGCGAAGTACGTGCGGAAGTTTTCCACCGTGACGCCGATGCTCGCCGAGGTGCTCGACGTGCGCCTGCCGGATGCCGCGTTCTATCTGTGGGCAGACGTCTCGCGCACGGGCCTCACGGACACCGAGTTCGCCCAGCGCCTCTACGCCGACTATAATGTGACGGTTCTGCCGGGCTCGTTCCTCGCGCGCACTGCGCACGGCGTGAACCCCGGCCGCAATTTCGTACGCATGGCGCTCGTCGCCGACGTCGACGAATGCACGCAGGGCGCGCAGCGGATCGTCGATTTTTGCCGCGCGCTGGCGGGTTGAGTTTTCGTTGATTGCAACCCCGCGCACCGCATCCCTTCTTCCGACTTCAACTCTTCGATAAAGCACGCATATGTCGCAACAACTTCAGCAGATCATTGACACCGCCTGGGAAAACCGCGCCGAACTGTCGCCGAAGGCCGCTCCGGCCGACGTGCGCGAAGCCGTCGCCCACGCCATCGAGCAACTGGACAAGGGCGCGCTGCGCGTCGCGGAAAAGAAAGATGGCGACTGGGTCGTCAATCAGTGGCTGAAGAAAGCCGTGCTGCTGTCGTTCCGCCTGGAAGACAACGCGCCGATGCCGGCCGGCGGCTACTCGCAGTTCTACGACAAGGTGCCGTCGAAGTTCGCCAACTACACCGCTGAAGACTTCGCCGCCGGCGGCTTCCGCGTGGTGCCGCCCGCCATCGCGCGCCGCGGCTCGTTCATCGCGAAGAACGTCGTGCTGATGCCGTCGTACACCAACATCGGCGCGTACGTGGACGAAGGCTCGATGGTCGATACGTGGGCCACCGTCGGTTCGTGCGCGCAGA
The nucleotide sequence above comes from Paraburkholderia aromaticivorans. Encoded proteins:
- the dapD gene encoding 2,3,4,5-tetrahydropyridine-2,6-dicarboxylate N-succinyltransferase; amino-acid sequence: MSQQLQQIIDTAWENRAELSPKAAPADVREAVAHAIEQLDKGALRVAEKKDGDWVVNQWLKKAVLLSFRLEDNAPMPAGGYSQFYDKVPSKFANYTAEDFAAGGFRVVPPAIARRGSFIAKNVVLMPSYTNIGAYVDEGSMVDTWATVGSCAQIGKNVHLSGGVGIGGVLEPLQANPVIIEDNCFIGARSEVVEGVIVEENSVISMGVYLGQSTKIYDRETGEVTYGRIPAGSVVVAGNLPSKDGSHSLYCAVIVKKVDAKTRAKVGLNELLRGD